In the genome of Notamacropus eugenii isolate mMacEug1 chromosome 5, mMacEug1.pri_v2, whole genome shotgun sequence, one region contains:
- the DHX34 gene encoding probable ATP-dependent RNA helicase DHX34, which yields MVSGAMSSSKRTEGRDCQRPESSGRWDWGCPETRSRLEEVFFGDKDIIRRGSEDCRKFWAFFERLQTFQKPKLVPETKRPAEGPRCPALADLPATYDPRYRINLALLSSEGERSRGAHNQLPRDRLAEFRRAVLHYLDFGQKQSFGKLTKLQRERAALPMAQYQRHLLQALKEHQVVIVAGDTGCGKSTQVPQYLLAAGFSHVACTQPRRIACISLAKRVSFESLSQYGSQVGYQIRFESTRSPATKIVFLTEGLLLRQIQREPALPQYQVLIVDEVHERHLHSDFLLGVLRRLLPARPDLKLILMSATINISLFSSYFSHAPVVQVPGRLFPITVIYQPIPKEEVPTSKAEKLDPRPFLRVLQAIDHKYPPEERGDLLVFLSGMAEISTVLEAFQPYATHTKRWVVLPLHSALSIADQDKVFDVAPPGVRKCILSTNIAETSVTIDGVRFVLDSGKVKEMSFDPKAKLQRLQEFWISRASAEQRKGRAGRTGPGVCYRLYAESDYDDFAPYPVPEIQRVALDALVLQMKSMELGDPRSFPFIEPPPAASLETAISYLRDQGALDASEHLTPIGNLLSQLPVDVVIGKILILGCLFDLVEPVLTMAAALSVQSPFVRSAQSNLECGTARKPLESDHGDPFTLLNAFNAWVQVKSDRSANSRKWCRRRGLEEHRMYEIANLRQQFQGLLKDHGLLAEAKPSPGDSYSRQQRHRRRQELYQLKRQHEEGEGRKRKVLRLEALEGGSSSEEDAEVSGSQARDGARRVDIQDVKFKLRHDVDQLHAAASSAQDLSQDQLALLKLMLGRGLYPQLAAPDQFNSCRKDSDQFFHTQSKQGAVLHPTCVFASNPDLLQGSQAEAQDKSRDRRDGISSRHQLLAFVSLLETNKPYLVNCVRLPALQTLLLFSRSLDTSGDCSRLVADGWLQLQLEGSEGAMQMLSAALRLRARWEEALDRQLARQAQPRGEDGAAMTPKSERKAAAALGWDLLDFMRSKVSYSIHRLTALEAQNLYVGPQTITAAPQLPGLFGEAALIPHDTKGGYIVTSFLTYNCLMSDADLYSDCLRTFWSCPHCGLYMPFTPLERMSHENSCQEAPDEDAHEAEEEADSGRQASTLRRAYRCEVCQKDLLLTPTEILRHRRLHV from the exons ATGGTGTCTGGAGCCATGTCCTCATCCAAACggactgagggcagggactgccagCGGCCTGAGAGCTCCGGCCGGTGGGACTGGGGCTGCCCAGAGACCCGGAGCCGACTGGAGGAGGTTTTCTTTGGGGACAAGGACATCATCCGCCGGGGTTCCGAGGACTGCCGCAAGTTCTGGGCCTTTTTTGAACGCCTGCAGACCTTCCAGAAGCCTAAGCTGGTCCCAGAGACTAAGCGACCAGCCGAGGGACCCAGATGCCCAGCCCTGGCTGACCTCCCTGCCACCTATGACCCACGCTACCGCATCAATCTGGCCTTGCTGAGTAGTGAGGGTGAACGGAGCCGGGGAGCCCACAACCAGCTGCCCCGTGACCGGCTGGCGGAGTTCCGCCGGGCAGTCCTGCACTACCTGGACTTTGGGCAGAAGCAGTCTTTTGGGAAGCTGACCAAGCTGCAGCGGGAGCGGGCGGCCCTGCCCATGGCCCAGTATCAGAGGCATCTGCTGCAGGCACTCAAGGAGCACCAGGTAGTGATCGTGGCCGGCGACACTGGCTGTGGCAAGTCCACCCAGGTGCCCCAGTACCTGCTGGCTGCCGGCTTCAGCCATGTGGCCTGCACCCAGCCACGGAGAATCGCGTGCATCTCTCTGGCTAAGCGCGTCAGCTTTGAGAGCCTCAGCCAGTACGGATCCCAG GTGGGCTACCAGATCCGCTTTGAGAGCACGCGGTCACCAGCCACCAAGATCGTGTTCCTGACGGAGGGCCTCCTGCTCCGCCAGATCCAGCGTGAGCCGGCCCTGCCCCAGTACCAAGTGCTCATCGTGGACGAGGTCCATGAGCGCCACCTCCACAGTGACTTCCTTTTGGGTGTCCTCCGGCGGCTGCTACCTGCCCGCCCAGACCTCAAGCTCATCCTCATGTCAGCTACCATCAACATCAGCCTTTTCTCCAGCTACTTTAGCCACGCACCAGTGGTGCAGGTGCCCGGGAGGCTGTTCCCCATCACG GTTATCTACCAGCCCATACCAAAGGAGGAGGTGCCAACGTCCAAGGCGGAAAAGTTGGACCCACGGCCATTCTTACGTGTGCTGCAGGCCATCGACCACAAGTACCCACCAGAGGAGCGCGGCGACCTGCTGGTGTTCCTCAGTGGCATGGCGGAGATTAGCACAGTGCTCGAGGCCTTCCAGCCGTATGCTACTCACACCAAGCGCTGGGTGGTGCTCCCCCTACACAGTGCCCTCTCCATCGCAGACCAGGACAAG GTGTTTGATGTGGCTCCTCCTGGGGTACGAAAATGTATCCTGTCCACCAACATTGCAGAGACCTCAGTGACCATCGATGGTGTCCGATTCGTGCTGGATTCTG GTAAAGTGAAGGAGATGAGCTTTGACCCCAAAGCCAAGCTACAGCGACTCCAGGAGTTCTGGATCAGCCGGGCCAGCGCTGAGCAGCGGAAGGGCCGTGCTGGCCGCACAGGGCCCGGGGTGTGCTACCGCCTCTACGCCGAGTCTGACTATGATGACTTTGCCCCTTATCCTGTCCCAGAGATCCAGAGAGTGGCCCTGGATGCTCTGGTACTACAG ATGAAGAGTATGGAGCTGGGAGACCCCCGTAGCTTCCCCTTCATAGAGCCCCCACCTGCTGCGAGCCTGGAGACAGCCATCAGCTACCTGCGGGACCAGGGTGCTCTGGATGCCTCGGAGCACCTCACACCCATAGGAAACCTGCTTTCTCAGCTTCCTGTGGACGTGGTGATAG GGAAGATCCTGATCCTCGGCTGCCTCTTTGACCTGGTGGAGCCTGTGCTGACCATGGCAGCAGCCCTGAGTGTCCAGTCCCCCTTTGTACGCAGTGCTCAAAGCAACCTGGAGTGTGGGACAGCCCGGAAGCCCCTGGAGAGTGATCATGGGGACCCCTTCACCCTGCTCAATGCCTTCAATGCCTGGGTGCAG GTGAAATCGGACCGGAGCGCTAACTCCAGGAAGTGGTGCCGCCGCCGAGGCCTCGAGGAGCATCGCATGTATGAGATCGCCAACCTGCGCCAGCAGTTCCAG GGGCTGTTGAAGGACCATGGGCTGCTGGCTGAGGCCAAGCCATCACCAGGAGACAGCTACAGTCGCCAGCAGCGGCACCGCCGGCGTCAAGAGCTGTACCAGCTGAAGCGCCAGCATGAGGAGGGCGAAGGCCGAAAGCGGAAGGTTCTGCGGCTGGAGGCCCTGGAAGGTGGCTCCTCCAGTGAGGAGGATGCAGAGGTGTCCGGCTCACAGGCTAGGGATGGTGCGCGCCGTGTGGATATCCAG GATGTCAAGTTCAAACTTCGCCATGATGTGGACCAGCTGCACGCTGCTGCCAGCTCTGCCCAGGACCTGTCCCAGGACCAGCTGGCCCTGCTGAAGCTCATGCTGGGCCGAGGCCTCTATCCCCAACTAGCTGCTCCTGACCAGTTCAACAGCTGCCGCAAGGACTCGGATCAG TTCTTTCACACCCAGAGCAAGCAGGGGGCTGTGCTTCATCCCACCTGTGTGTTCGCCAGCAATCCAGACCTGCTGCAGGGAAGCCAGGCTGAGGCCCAGGACAAGAGCCGGG ATCGAAGAGATGGAATAAGCAGCCGGCACCAGCTCCTGGCCTTTGTCTCTCTCCTGGAGACCAACAAGCCATACCTAGTGAACTGTGTGCGTCTGCCGGCACTGCAG ACCCTCCTGCTTTTTAGCCGTAGCCTGGACACTAGTGGCGATTGCTCCCGCCTGGTGGCAGATGGCTGGCTGCAGCTCCAGCTGGAGGGCAGCGAGGGAGCCATGCAGATGTTGTCTGCTGCCCTGCGCCTTCGGGCCCGCTGGGAAGAGGCCCTGGACCGGCAGCTGGCCCGCCAGGCCCAGCCACGAGGCGAGGACGGGGCAGCGATGACTCCCAAGTCAGAGAGGAAAGCGGCGGCGGCATTGGGCTGGGACCTGCTGGACTTCATGAGATCCAAG GTGTCCTACAGCATTCACAGACTGACCGCCCTGGAGGCTCAGAACCTCTATGTGGGACCCCAGACCATCACAGCTGCCCCTCAGCTCCCAGGCCTGTTTGGGGAGGCAGCCTTGATCCCCCATGATACCAAGGGTGGCTACATTGTCACAAGCTTCCTTACCTACAACTGTCTCATg AGTGACGCAGATTTGTACAGTGACTGCCTGCGGACCTTCTGGTCTTGCCCTCACTGTGGCCTCTACATGCCCTTCACCCCCCTGGAACGGATGAGCCACGAGAACAGCTGCCAGGAGGCTCCTGATGAGGATGCCCATG AGGCCGAGGAAGAGGCTGATTCTGGCCGCCAGGCGTCCACTCTGCGGCGGGCCTACCGCTGTGAGGTCTGCCAGAAGGATTTGCTGCTTACGCCCACAGAGATCCTCCGGCACCGCAGACTGCACGTGTGA